A single genomic interval of Helianthus annuus cultivar XRQ/B chromosome 6, HanXRQr2.0-SUNRISE, whole genome shotgun sequence harbors:
- the LOC110864492 gene encoding protein FAR1-RELATED SEQUENCE 5-like yields the protein MMSTTVDGVRICPTTGNQYYTPIVPDSSKPVVGMHFQSIDSAFNFYKKYAKLSGFEGRKHTQSSKNGVVIRKYFVCAKEGSATSCAVDTVNDSVGADKKLNDRRRRPSKRTGCKAHIRLSLTPKNTYRISHVFEEHNHSFVDEEDYHLLASSRKLTFTEEQLLSDFSEMNIGPVRAFNLMRKIRGGFDKVGVTSTDCKNFKRDINLFIGEFDVDMAVQRLMKKKQFLPNFSCEFYCDEKGALAGLFWADEEMKLNYEVFGDVMSFDATFRTNRYDLVFVPFTGIDNHHHNVTFAGSLLASETAESYKWLLQSFLKAFGVAPKVVVTDQDAAMKIAIRDVFPDTRHRLCMWHIMIKVSEKVGTELSQDEVFKDDICDVVWTDALEPAQFETQWCDLMIKYNLTSNSWLSDMYNLRSDWIPAYYRHEHMSGLMRTTSRSESENHFFGQLTNTKLSLVEFLSHFDTAMESQRFKRSKRDHDTRYTQPRMKTNYELELEAAKIYTRGIFFDVQEEIRLACKNCMCRREEEVGDSIKFYILQVNLPGLHEVLFTPKDMVIKCSCNRYEQYGLLCRHAFCVLRLCGIKEFPKKYVMGRWTRDVVPKKTKVSSFDQNAAGNQVERASSIVREIMTATEHIVNRLVTNIDLLSSYRDQVIESKLKVDSADLPAESFDKNARLANILHADQPCSSSSATILPPSGIRNKGCGSNKRLKSFREVSSSRISKKTKTRGCLKCGGHGHNSRTCKMKTTVADSQKSS from the exons ATGATGTCTACTACTGTCGATG GAGTTCGTATCTGTCCAACTACTGGTAATCAGTATTATACTCCTATTGTTCCAGATTCTTCCAAACCTGTCGTTGGTATGCATTTCCAGTCAATTGATTCTGCCTTTAATTTCTATAAGAAGTATGCTAAGTTATCTGGGTTTGAGGGTCGAAAGCATACTCAATCTTCAAAAAATGGTGTTGTGATTAGAAAGTACTTTGTTTGTGCGAAAGAGGGTTCAGCGACATCCTGTGCTGTTGACACGGTAAATGACAGTGTTGGTGCTGATAAAAAGTTAAATGACCGAAGGAGGAGACCTTCTAAACGTACCGGATGTAAGGCACACATCCGTTTGTCTTTAACTCCAAAAAATACTTATAGAATTTCTCATGTATTTGAGGAGCATAATCATTCTTTTGTTGATGAAGAGGATTATCATCTTTTAGCTTCGTCTAGAAAGTTGACATTCACTGAAGAGcaactgctttctgatttttcTGAGATGAATATTGGTCCAGTTAGGGCATTCAACCTTATGAGAAAGATTCGTGGTGGATTTGATAAGGTTGGAGTGACGTCTACTGATTGTAAAAATTTTAAAAGAGATATTAATTTGTTCATTGGAGAGTTTGATGTGGATATGGCTGTCCAACGTCTTATGAAGAAGAAGCAGTTTTTGCCGAATTTTTCTTGTGAATTTTATTGTGATGAAAAAGGTGCTCTTGCTGGATTATTTTGGGCTGATGAAGAAATGAAACTGAATTATGAGGTCTTTGGGGATGTTATGTCTTTTGATGCTACGTTCCGTACGAACAG GTATGACTTGGTATTTGTTCCGTTCACTGGAATCGATAATCATCATCACAATGTCACGTTTGCTGGTTCTTTGTTAGCATCTGAAACTGCtgaatcatataaatggcttctTCAAAGTTTTTTGAAGGCTTTTGGTGTTGCACCTAAGGTGGTTGTGACTGATCAGGACGCTGCAATGAAAATTGCCATCCGAGATGTTTTCCCAGATACCAGACATCGTTTGTGTATGTGGCATATAATGATCAAAGTTTCTGAAAAG gtTGGTACTGAGCTATCACAagatgaggtttttaaagatgatATATGTGATGTTGTATGGACTGATGCTCTTGAACCAGCACAGTTTGAGACACAATGGTGTGATTTAATGATTAAGTACAACCTTACTAGTAACAGCTGGCTGTCTGATATGTACAACCTGAGATCAGATTGGATTCCAGCATACTATCGTCATGAACATATGTCCGGTCTTATGCGTACAACATCTAGGTCTGAGAGTGAAAATCATTTTTTTGGTCAATTAACCAACACAAAATTGTCATTAGTTGAGTTTTTGAGCCATTTTGATACTGCAATGGAATCTCAGAGGTTTAAGCGCAGCAAACGTGATCATGATACCAGATACACACAACCTCGCATGAAAACCAATTATGAATTGGAACTGGAAGCTGCAAAGATTTATACTCGGGGGATATTTTTTGATGTTCAAGAAGAAATTCGACTTGCTTGCAAGAATTGTATGTGCAGGCGTGAAGAAGAAGTTGGTGATTCAATTAAGTTTTATATTCTACAGGTCAATCTTCCTGGCCTTCATGAG GTTCTTTTTACTCCTAAGGATATGGTAATTAAATGCAGCTGCAACCGATATGAGCAGTATGGTTTGCTATGTAGGCATGCCTTTTGTGTTCTTCGTCTTTGTGGTATAAAGGAGTTccctaaaaaatatgttatggGGCGTTGGACAAGAGATGTTGTTCCAAAAAAGACAAAAGTTTCGAGTTTTGATCAAAATGCTGCTGGTAATCAAGTTGAACGTGCTTCCAGCATTGTGCGTGAGATAATGACTGCAACTGAACATATTGTTAACCGTCTTGTTACAAATATTGACCTGTTATCGTCGTATAGAGACCAAGTGATCGAGTCGAAGTTGAAGGTTGATTCTGCTGACCTTCCTGCAGAATCATTTGACAAGAATGCAAGATTAGCTAATATTCTTCATGCTGATCAGCCATGTTCATCGTCTTCTGCTACCATTCTTCCACCTAGTGGTATTAGAAACAAGGGGTGTGGTTCAAACAAACGCTTAAAGTcttttcgtgaggtatcatcttCAAGAATATCAAAGAAAACTAAAACTAGAGGTTGTTTGAAATGTGGAGGTCATGGACATAATAGTCGGACTTGTAAGATGAAGACTACTGTTGCTGATTCCCAGAAGAGCAGTTAG